The Acidianus manzaensis genome has a window encoding:
- a CDS encoding MFS transporter: MKVFVGQMFITIVLTELSLIFPVQIYSITHSILLLGIVTTIYNALNALGSYIWGDILDGNERRFEFILLLPLSIIAISPFIFYKNEIISILSYGLLGFFSALDSPLYSLVVLENFSLDDMPKANSRLSQMSLIGNVIGSIIASFNPNVNLLLLVLLSSVISSIVFNRKLRGQINKNKSERIKDIKKLNNALLSFFSFNFGAEIFFTLYIPLNYLMKDPEYFIFLSYALLYTLDEFVYYISTKLVKNKESYYIYFTLFLRNIISLLISIIILIKVNIGFGTIPVFLSFGSIYPLYSTSFFTLIFRGLKRNRGAIVGVFNSTEDIASILGSLIAGIVGDNNLWGAYITSFYVFSLSAFLMARHLRNFVSSNS; the protein is encoded by the coding sequence ATGAAGGTTTTCGTAGGACAAATGTTTATAACTATAGTATTAACTGAGTTATCTTTAATATTTCCAGTTCAAATATATTCAATTACACACTCGATTCTATTACTTGGTATAGTTACAACAATTTACAATGCATTAAACGCTTTAGGTTCTTATATCTGGGGTGATATACTTGACGGAAATGAGAGGAGATTTGAATTCATACTATTGCTTCCATTATCCATTATAGCAATATCTCCATTTATATTTTATAAAAATGAGATAATATCTATTTTATCTTATGGTCTTCTGGGATTTTTCTCTGCATTAGACTCTCCTTTATATTCATTAGTTGTATTAGAAAATTTCAGTTTAGATGATATGCCAAAGGCTAACTCTAGATTATCTCAAATGTCACTTATTGGTAATGTTATAGGAAGTATTATAGCTAGTTTTAACCCAAATGTAAATTTGCTATTATTAGTACTATTGTCTTCAGTAATATCTAGTATTGTATTTAACAGAAAATTAAGAGGTCAAATAAACAAAAATAAATCTGAAAGAATAAAGGATATAAAGAAACTTAATAATGCATTATTATCATTTTTCTCATTTAATTTTGGAGCAGAAATATTCTTCACTTTATACATTCCGTTAAATTATTTAATGAAAGATCCCGAATATTTCATTTTCTTAAGTTATGCATTGCTTTACACTCTAGATGAATTTGTGTATTATATTAGTACTAAATTGGTAAAAAATAAAGAATCATACTATATCTATTTTACGTTATTCTTAAGAAATATTATATCTTTACTAATATCTATAATAATATTAATTAAAGTGAATATAGGTTTTGGAACTATACCAGTATTTTTATCTTTTGGCTCTATATATCCGTTATACTCTACATCTTTCTTTACCTTAATTTTTAGAGGCTTAAAGAGAAATAGAGGTGCTATAGTAGGAGTTTTCAATTCCACTGAAGATATAGCGAGCATATTAGGAAGTCTAATAGCAGGAATCGTTGGTGATAATAACTTATGGGGAGCTTATATTACTTCTTTCTATGTGTTCTCATTGTCAGCTTTTCTAATGGCTAGACATTTGAGAAACTTTGTTTCTTCTAATAGCTGA
- a CDS encoding acyl-CoA thioesterase, with protein MKINDTLVKTQNIVHYEQTNFMGRLHGGDMLEFLVDTGMLSAMKVSKSTSVIASLDNVEFKKGVNLGDIIEIQAKVVYIGNTSMEVEMSAIRDQDTIVTASGVYVKINDNFRPQPVNEKIEIENDTEKEIVNNALKRRNERKIDRKNKENTDLTKNSRYRLEDTIYVGPSLTYDGKIISAGKLLKRMDDLGGALMLKFIGYKGYSRYSDTVVTVAVSNMNFWSPIKLGDIIKINAGIVYVGRTSADVLLNVMKIDLSSGLEEKVTEAYFSYVRVDSEGKPKEMPKYIPENEEEKKMWEISAIRRNKVSQMSSH; from the coding sequence ATGAAAATAAATGATACATTAGTAAAAACTCAAAACATTGTACATTATGAACAAACTAACTTTATGGGCAGACTTCATGGAGGGGATATGTTAGAATTTCTAGTAGATACTGGAATGCTATCAGCTATGAAAGTTAGTAAAAGTACATCAGTAATAGCATCTTTAGACAATGTAGAATTCAAAAAAGGAGTAAATCTAGGAGACATAATAGAAATTCAAGCTAAGGTAGTTTACATAGGAAATACATCTATGGAAGTTGAAATGTCAGCAATAAGAGATCAAGATACTATAGTTACTGCATCAGGAGTATATGTAAAGATAAATGATAATTTTAGACCACAACCAGTTAATGAAAAAATAGAAATTGAAAACGATACAGAAAAAGAAATAGTAAATAATGCACTAAAAAGAAGAAATGAAAGAAAAATAGACAGGAAAAATAAAGAAAATACAGATTTAACAAAAAATTCGCGTTATAGATTAGAAGATACAATCTATGTAGGTCCAAGTTTAACTTATGATGGTAAAATTATCTCAGCCGGAAAGTTACTGAAAAGAATGGATGATCTTGGAGGTGCTTTAATGTTAAAGTTTATAGGGTATAAAGGTTATAGTAGATATTCTGATACAGTAGTTACAGTTGCTGTATCAAACATGAATTTCTGGTCCCCAATTAAATTAGGGGATATAATAAAAATAAATGCAGGAATAGTATACGTTGGAAGGACATCTGCAGATGTTTTACTTAATGTGATGAAAATAGATCTATCTAGCGGATTAGAGGAGAAAGTTACCGAAGCATATTTCAGCTATGTAAGAGTGGACAGTGAAGGAAAACCAAAAGAAATGCCAAAATACATTCCAGAAAACGAAGAAGAGAAAAAAATGTGGGAGATATCAGCTATTAGAAGAAACAAAGTTTCTCAAATGTCTAGCCATTAG
- a CDS encoding DNA double-strand break repair nuclease NurA — protein sequence MPSQQNIMEILNDVIVKYISNYLSYTYDNNSSRVNEDNFIKEVNVKPVSQEKIYAVDGSSRSFVSGKGIISVSSVVISSNYIPIYGVYPSLDGERELELREPFIAVASSIYETAKLDPYLFSNEYISSISITGEPFNSLEDMDIIEGEIRSILETKALKLIKGKGKIIVDGPLFPSYLYFSSKFKEKLLLERKNILDENFIGIVKRVDKSRVLINTLDKDLKNKIYKNFKIDIDSFLSDESFILSLLRFNYSPPYKILRIGPIIKEILNTNVYMNYLIIPFHSYVPKFSILRIETLSDNDDIINLISSLSITKDGIPSILALADSKAKKISLALYRYIVSIAERIGIQSSFYSRLSVME from the coding sequence ATGCCATCTCAGCAAAACATTATGGAAATACTTAACGATGTTATTGTTAAATACATTTCAAACTATTTATCTTATACTTATGATAATAATTCTTCTAGAGTTAATGAAGACAACTTCATTAAAGAAGTTAATGTCAAGCCGGTTAGTCAAGAAAAAATATATGCAGTAGATGGCAGTAGTAGAAGCTTTGTTTCCGGAAAAGGTATAATAAGTGTAAGTTCTGTAGTTATTTCTTCCAATTATATTCCTATTTATGGAGTTTACCCATCATTAGATGGAGAAAGGGAACTTGAGTTAAGGGAACCCTTTATTGCCGTAGCATCATCAATCTACGAGACAGCTAAGTTAGATCCGTACCTATTCTCTAATGAGTATATTTCTTCTATTTCTATAACTGGAGAACCTTTTAACTCTTTAGAAGACATGGACATAATTGAAGGCGAAATAAGGTCAATTTTAGAAACTAAGGCATTAAAATTGATAAAAGGTAAAGGGAAAATAATTGTAGACGGTCCATTATTTCCTTCATATTTATACTTTTCCTCTAAGTTTAAGGAAAAATTACTTTTAGAAAGAAAAAACATATTGGATGAAAATTTTATAGGAATAGTTAAAAGGGTAGATAAATCTAGAGTGCTAATAAATACGCTAGACAAAGATTTAAAAAACAAAATTTATAAAAATTTTAAAATTGACATAGATTCTTTTCTTTCCGATGAATCATTCATACTTAGCTTACTTAGATTTAATTATTCTCCTCCATATAAAATTTTGAGAATAGGACCAATAATTAAAGAGATATTGAATACAAATGTTTACATGAATTACTTGATAATCCCATTTCATAGTTACGTCCCAAAATTCTCTATATTAAGGATAGAGACATTATCTGATAACGATGATATAATTAATTTAATTTCGTCTTTAAGTATAACAAAGGATGGTATACCATCAATTTTAGCTTTAGCTGATTCTAAGGCTAAAAAAATAAGCTTAGCGTTATATAGGTATATAGTTTCTATTGCCGAAAGAATAGGAATACAATCGAGCTTTTACAGTAGACTTTCGGTGATGGAATAG
- a CDS encoding ATP-binding protein encodes MSSDELFNQIKERAEKAKALAITLGNVIGKVSPNAQNEIKENEYIVNVTIDPYTYYKYPFLGKIGIFLGVVDIKTLYFILLRVMGYERSDVKSYLFEEKNFVSNVDEENPGTLINNVTLKCEMLTKTDILSSSEPSPADIIIEPQSPVIIPNSDLIERALSLNRGLLRVGFLDIDEEAKVSLSLDDLNYHSLIVGTTGAGKTSFIKDLISGLYLINEDSTKVFVLDATGDYYHIFLPPNFSDKQVKEGMLQFEKLYNKLNKMEVNIIFPVTKSWLKKYAKSGKKSSITYAYHELYVRPLLNFLDSKGIKLYSSTVDNQIILSNSEWNSKVILHPFYFKYNNVRKILYKLNPYFTEQASHFLKIFSSTKEAKNLNTLEDLLDALSNEEEFDKFKIHKSTRENILRGLYLLRETGLFDLKAERDTLYSCVNSNGSPITVFDIYNSELDDFSQKILTYYFLDRLFASREKEMRRGNIKGRYVIIIDEAHRFFPSGKGNEEDTVYVRRVAGKISTMMRLGRRRKIGFIFATHNPSDLNDIIVQLSNTKFIFRISSDISQSLGITSIDSKILAWERNGVAFLISPWLREGKVKIKVPVPPPIGHYDLSKT; translated from the coding sequence GTGTCTTCTGATGAATTATTTAATCAAATCAAAGAGCGAGCAGAAAAAGCAAAAGCTCTAGCTATAACTTTAGGTAACGTAATAGGAAAAGTCTCTCCTAATGCACAAAATGAAATTAAAGAAAACGAATATATAGTGAACGTAACAATAGATCCATATACATATTATAAATATCCATTTCTAGGAAAAATAGGAATATTTTTAGGCGTAGTAGATATAAAAACGCTTTATTTTATACTTCTTCGGGTAATGGGATATGAGAGAAGCGATGTAAAGTCATATTTATTTGAAGAAAAGAATTTTGTTAGTAATGTAGATGAAGAAAATCCTGGAACTTTGATAAACAATGTAACATTAAAATGCGAGATGCTAACTAAAACTGATATTTTATCCTCTTCTGAACCTTCCCCTGCTGATATAATAATAGAACCTCAATCACCTGTTATAATACCAAATTCAGATTTAATTGAAAGAGCATTAAGTCTGAATCGAGGATTATTAAGAGTAGGATTTCTTGATATAGATGAAGAAGCTAAAGTTAGTTTAAGTTTAGATGATCTAAATTATCACTCTTTAATAGTAGGTACTACAGGTGCTGGTAAGACATCATTTATAAAAGATCTAATTTCTGGACTTTATTTAATTAATGAAGATTCAACCAAAGTATTTGTTTTAGATGCTACTGGAGACTATTATCATATTTTTCTTCCTCCTAATTTTTCAGATAAGCAAGTAAAGGAAGGCATGTTGCAATTTGAAAAACTCTATAATAAACTTAATAAAATGGAAGTAAATATCATTTTTCCAGTTACTAAATCATGGCTAAAAAAATATGCAAAATCAGGTAAAAAATCTTCAATAACTTATGCATATCATGAACTTTACGTAAGGCCGTTATTGAATTTTTTAGACAGTAAAGGAATTAAACTATATTCGTCTACTGTCGATAATCAGATAATACTCTCAAACTCAGAATGGAATTCAAAGGTTATTCTTCATCCTTTCTATTTTAAATATAATAATGTAAGAAAAATTCTATATAAACTAAACCCATATTTTACTGAACAAGCATCACACTTTCTAAAAATATTTAGCTCAACAAAAGAGGCAAAGAATCTTAATACATTAGAAGACTTACTAGACGCATTATCTAATGAAGAAGAATTTGATAAGTTTAAGATTCATAAAAGTACAAGAGAGAATATCTTAAGAGGACTTTATTTATTAAGAGAAACAGGATTATTCGATTTAAAAGCAGAGAGGGACACATTATATTCCTGCGTAAACTCTAATGGAAGTCCTATAACAGTCTTTGATATATATAATAGTGAATTAGATGATTTTTCTCAAAAAATACTTACGTATTATTTTCTTGATCGACTTTTCGCATCTAGAGAAAAAGAAATGCGTAGAGGAAATATAAAAGGAAGATACGTAATAATAATTGACGAGGCACATAGGTTTTTTCCATCAGGAAAAGGAAATGAAGAAGATACAGTTTATGTAAGAAGAGTAGCAGGAAAAATATCTACCATGATGAGATTAGGAAGAAGAAGAAAAATAGGTTTCATTTTCGCTACTCATAATCCATCTGACTTAAATGATATTATAGTACAATTATCTAATACTAAGTTTATATTTAGAATATCATCAGATATCTCTCAATCACTAGGAATAACATCTATAGACTCAAAAATTTTAGCCTGGGAAAGAAATGGCGTTGCATTTCTAATATCGCCCTGGCTAAGAGAAGGAAAAGTAAAAATTAAAGTACCAGTTCCACCTCCAATAGGACATTATGATCTATCAAAAACTTGA